In Gossypium raimondii isolate GPD5lz chromosome 12, ASM2569854v1, whole genome shotgun sequence, a single window of DNA contains:
- the LOC105763659 gene encoding probable serine/threonine-protein kinase At1g54610: MGCVQGKYASTNSPSRGLDKLKQEHGYAAKRGEKEDGGVAGNGEKVVNREGETVRSNDANGNVSQKHASKKIVGDDQVVDGWPKWLVDNVPFEVLSGLVPKSADSYDKLAKVGQGTYSNVYKARDKDTGKIVALKKVRFNTAEPESVKFMAREIMILQRLNHPNIISLEGLATSRMQYSLYLVFDFMQSDLSKIISRPGDRLTEPQIKCYMQQLLSGLEHCHERGILHRDIKGSNLLIDSNGVLKIADFGLANIFNPKPKRPLTSRVVTLWYRAPELLLGSTDYGVGVDLWSAGCLLAEMFAGRPIMPGRTEVEQLHRIFKLCGSPSEEYWKKMKLPASFRPPQHYKPGYYEEFGDFPSSSFGLLTMLLNLDPSYRGTAASALQTEFFTSSPLACDLSDLPVIYKEEEPYKAKDRKKHRTSKTKQSSRKKHEGDETKELIMTVEKKDDTDTSREEKQKGNEACNNAKSSFRVKPIKHNEQRLPASLSPILRSNAKIAPRTEAHPNATQNIQNFTLLQASITDIMKNNLGNPQYRRSFSTWDFRTFDPDKISKPSGVE, encoded by the exons ATGGGATGTGTTCAAGGCAAGTATGCTTCAACCAACTCACCGTCTCGGGGACTGGACAAGTTGAAGCAAGAACATGGGTATGCTGCTAAGAGAGGGGAGAAGGAAGATGGTGGTGTGGCTGGAAATGGCGAAAAGGTGGTTAATAGGGAAGGGGAGACAGTGAGGAGTAATGATGCTAATGGAAATGTTTCGCAAAAGCATGCGTCGAAGAAGATTGTAGGTGACGATCAGGTGGTTGATGGATGGCCTAAATGGCTTGTTGATAATGTTCCTTTTGAGGTTTTGTCTGGTTTGGTCCCAAAGAGTGCTGATTCCTATGATAAGCTTGCCAAG GTAGGGCAAGGAACTTATAGCAATGTGTACAAAGCTCGGGACAAGGACACCGGGAAGATTGTTGCTTTGAAGAAGGTCCGTTTCAACACAGCAGAGCCTGAGAGTGTTAAATTTATGGCAAGAGAGATTATGATACTTCAGAGGCTCAACCATCCAAATATTATTAGCCTTGAAGGACTAGCCACTTCAAGGATGCAGTACAGTCTTTATCTGGTCTTTGATTTCATGCAGTCTGACTTGAGCAAAATTATCTCCCGCCCAGGCGACCGGCTCACTGAACCCCAG ATCAAGTGTTATATGCAACAGCTGCTATCGGGACTGGAGCACTGTCATGAAAGAGGAATATTGCACCGAGACATTAAAGGTTCAAACTTGTTGATAGATAGCAATGGGGTGCTGAAAATAGCAGATTTTGGGCTTGCCAATATTTTCAACCCTAAACCAAAACGACCCCTCACCAGCCGGGTTGTAACACTATGGTACAGAGCTCCAGAGCTACTGTTAGGATCAACAGATTATGGTGTTGGGGTTGATCTCTGGAGTGCAGGTTGCCTGTTAGCTGAGATGTTTGCTGGAAGACCAATTATGCCGGGGAGGACTGAG GTTGAGCAGCTTCATCGAATTTTCAAGCTTTGTGGTTCACCCTCAGAAGAGTATTGGAAAAAGATGAAGCTACCGGCAAGCTTCCGGCCGCCGCAGCATTACAAGCCTGGATATTATGAAGAATTTGGAGATTTTCCCAGCTCTTCATTTGGCCTCCTCACAATGCTTCTTAATCTGGACCCTTCATATCGTGGCACTGCAGCTTCTGCTCTTCAAACGGAA TTCTTTACTTCAAGTCCATTGGCATGTGACCTTTCAGATCTACCAGTAATATACAAGGAGGAAGAACCATATAAAGCCAAAGATAGAAAGAA GCACAGAACATCAAAAACAAAgcaatcttctagaaagaaacaTGAAGGTGATGAGACAAAGGAACTAATAATGACGGTagaaaagaaagatgatacTGATACTTCCAgggag GAGAAGCAGAAAGGAAATGAGGCATGTAATAATGCAAAAAGCTCCTTCAGAGTGAAGCCAATCAAACATAATGAACAACGCTTACCTGCATCGCTCTCTCCGATTCTACGTTCCAATGCGAAAATAGCTCCAAGAACCGAAGCTCATCCTAATGCTACTCAgaacattcaaaatttcactCTTTTACAGGCTTCTATTACAGATATCATGAAAAACAACCTTGGCAATCCTCAATACCGCAGGTCTTTCTCTACATGGGATTTCCGAACATTTGATCCTGACAAGATATCAAAGCCTTCTGGTGTGGAATAA